The Cutaneotrichosporon cavernicola HIS019 DNA, chromosome: 5 DNA segment TGTGGTAACCCCATCCGCACACGCACAGGCATGTACTATTGCAGCCCAGGTGAGTTACCTGTTATCTGGCTACATCTCCGGCGCTGACGCACAGACTGCGCACGCGGTGACGCGTTCTCGTCTCTCACCCATACGCGCTCTGCATCGTCGGTCTCCACTCTCGGAGACGCGTTCGACGACCGCACCTCTCGCACTTCGTCAGCTGCGTACGGTGACGATGATGGGTCGTTCTACCGCCGCATGAAGCGCGACGAACGTCGAGAGCAAGAGCGCAGGCAACGCGCTGTCCGGTACAGCTTGTCGCCAGAATCTATTCGATCACCCTCTGCTGTGCCCGAGCTGGTCTCGTCACACTCTCGTAACACCTCCACTGCATCTTCCACCTTGTCCTTCGGCTCATCATGTAGCCTCAGTCGCCATccttcctcggcgagccACACGCCTTTCACCGCCTCGGTTGTCATTGACGATGCCATCATGGAGGATGACGaactcgccgaggcggtccCCAGCGCCGTGTCAACTCTCCGTGGTGAGgctcgccgccggctcACCGAAGAGTCGAAGAGACAGACTCCTCTCGTCGTTGCTGGTGGCAAGGTGTTTGGAACAAATATGGCTGTTGATgacatgctcgacgagatcatCAACATGGAGGAATCCTTCCGGGTTCCCGATGATCCAATCGAGGAAGTCTCGCGATACCGCCGCGCCCAATACACGCCAGACCGCGAGCACTTTGTGCCTACGGCATACCGTCCACCGCGGACGCCATCACCGACGCTTCGTCGGCGCAAGAGCGTCATACCTCCTGCTCCCAACGCACCCGACCGCCGCAACTCGCTGAGCCAGCACCGCCCACCCAGCATGTATGCGCACacctcttctctctccGAGTCCCATACTGCGTTGTACCTCGCGACCGCATCCCCAGTGGCTCCCTCCCACAAGCCGCGTCACCGTCGATCGGCCTCGCCCAAGCTCAGCGTCCGCCGTAGCATCACCTTCTCGCCTCAGACAGCTGGTCCGGCCCTCCCGCGTGCTCCGCGGAGCCGTATAGACTCGCCTGGCCTCACTCCTGTCCGTCGCAAACACCTCacgcccaccgcccaccATCCTCCGATGGAGGGCTGGCGCTTCCCCACCGCATCCTCCAACGACACTCCTACGAACACACGCTACACTGCTCCCATCCATGAGGTGCCTGACTTGTATGTACCGAGCTCCACTGCCCAGGAGGGCGCCGACGCAGCTCCCCAACTCTTGTGGCCCCAGGCGACTCGCAACGGGGACATGACTACCGCTCAACGCCTGGAACGCACTGTCGGCCATTACTCGCCCGACGATGAACTGTTCCAGCCCccatcctcgtcactcCGTCTCGGCATGCTCATGAACTCGGATTCCGACGACAtggactcggacgacgcCTCGACCGTGCGCGGTTCCATCCGCGGATCGATCCGCGACTCGTTCCTCGCTCCCATTCCGCCGTTCACGCAGCGGGGCTGGTAAACACCTCACTGCTTCTCCTTTTTCTCTTACTCCTGGGCCTCCGCGGTATAGCCGCGCTTCGTTCCATCAACCGCATCTCCGCATCCACAACCGCAACTGCATCCCGCCGCAGGGCGCTCCGGGATACTCAATCGCATTGTTACACATCACATGCCGCATAACTGTACTAGCATCGGATATATAAGCGCTCCACCTGAGTGTTGAACACGTCATTGGTGCGGGATGGCAAGACAGAATGACACTGACGATCCGCTCCGAGAATTGAGAGGCTGGTCGTGCGCagcgagaagaagcggcGTCGATCTTCCTCCGTTGCTCGTGGCGTTCATTATGACGTTCATTATGAGACAAGTGCCACTCTTGTGTCTGACTAGACTGACACATGAGCGTTTGTCTCAGCTAACTAGGTGAGTGCAGTGTCTGACTTAGTGATGGGCCCTGACCGGGGTGTTGCTCGGGGTGGAGCTTTCCACCACTGTTAGTCGCAACTACAGTATCGCTCATCATTTCCTCCATCCATCGCACAAACTCGGTAGGTCGCGGTAACACGATTTAGCACAGTAGCTCGCTCGCTTCTCTCGCTACGTCTCGACCGGAAGCTAGGCATCCCCTTCAATGTTACAATTCACTGGCATGGGCATGCACTGCGGCTGTCTAACAAGTAAACCGGTCCGGCGGCGAGCGTTATGTCTAGTCGGGGCGGAGCGCGCGTTCGGCGCGAGCGACATCGCGTCCCTCCACGAGAATGTTGGCCGTatgcgtcgtcgacgaaTAGAGCATccgcacgccgccgcggtgCAGCTGGTCCGAGAACCGCATCACCAGGCCGCTCTTATCTACTATCAGCGTCTTCCCGAAAGATACGCACCGAGGCTAGACGCACCGAGGTGATATGCTCCGCCAACAGCGCGCAAGTCGAGCTGGAGACAGCGCATCATACTTGCGCGCgtgtcctcttcctcttcctcttcctctgACTCTGATTTCTCTTCTACGACGTCCTCTGGCGCTGGTTCCGGATCCGGCGCCCACGGCTCCCTCGAGCCGCCCTCTGAAGCGCGGCGTATGCGAGGATCCATGAACCCCAAGGCGCCCTGGATCGCGCGGTGCTGTAGGACCCCGAGTGACACCGTGTCGGAACGGGTACGCGAGTGGCCGGTGCCGAGTCGCGATCGgctcgaggatgagaggCGCGAGAGAGATGTCTCCCGAGCGTACCGGAACTGACGCGCTTCTTCTAATTCAAGGTCGTattccctctccctctgTCTCTCCAGTTCAAGAAGGCGGGCTCTCGACGACCGTTCCGCACCGGACCCAGAGGCGCTGCGCATAATTGGCGTGAAGCTACCAATACCAGGAAAACGGGCCGAGTTAGGCGTGCTTGGCGGCGTGGCCCAGAAGATTGGGATCTCGGTTACGTCGCGCCCACGCAGAGAATGACCAGAttgggaggggagggagcggccgcgcgaggcggtcccgtcctcggacgaggaggttggaATTtggtcctcgtcgctccaCTCCGAGTCACTGCCTTCTAGCTCTGTTGCGCCGATATCCGCCCGCTCAGCCACACTCAACATGGCACGCAGGACGCGTACTTCCGTCAAGATGGATGTCCCGTCCTCGGTGCGGGTATATGAGATGAATGGCCTGGGCCGAGATAAGGCGCGGGCCGACGCCTCCGCTGCCTGACTCGGTTTGTTCCTATTCCAAGTGTTTAAGTTACCTGCGCGCTTAGATCGGTTGCGGCGCTCAAAGGCGTCGGCTGCGTCGTCGGCTTTTCTGCCACGagcgcgctcgagggcaagcaCCGACCGCTCGGGCCATACTAGGAGCTTGCGGAGGCGGGCAGATAACGACGCCTCCACGTCCGCCGAGAGGCCGATGCAGGCGAGTGGAGAGGCTAGGACTGTGATCTCGGCGAGGGGGGGCGTGTCGGCCGGAGAGTCGGTTCTAACGGAGGCGTTTATCGATGCGGCTAGGGCCATTTCGGGGGAGACCATCACCGAGCGGCGACGGGTTGGTGGGAGAATGGGATCGCAGTTCCCTTTCGTCAGCTTGCATCCAATTGTTCCAGGCGCCACGCACATCCTTTGCCGTGGAAGattgcgctcgcgcgctcAAAGTCCGAGCTCTTGACTAGCAAAAAGTCGGTAAAGTACGAGCTCTGGTATAGGATCGAGATGCCTCCCTCCGCCAGCGGGGCAGACACGTGACGGAGATGTGGCGAGTCTTGTTGTCAGCTTTGCTTTCCACGATGTACCATAAttgccaccgccaccgccgtcATCGCCCGACGCGACCTCGAAGACGCGCCACGGGCCGTTGATGGCGACACCTGGTTCCTCGCACGGGCCCCATTCTTCCTCGACTAGATCTGACGGTGCGAAGAGCGCGATCTGGTGTGAGCCGTGTGAATACGAAGGGTTGCGAGGGGTTGCGAagggtggcgaggagaggtTGATCGACCTATGCGAGTGCAAAGTGCCAAGTGCGAGC contains these protein-coding regions:
- a CDS encoding uncharacterized protein (ACT domain) → MADVSITALHDPVSIVHVPVGAAAASSTKIYWTLDRAVADESEFCNLTSNRIEIALFAPSDLVEEEWGPCEEPGVAINGPWRVFEVASGDDGGGGGNYDSPHLRHVSAPLAEGGISILYQSSYFTDFLLVKSSDFERASAIFHGKGWNCDPILPPTRRRSVMVSPEMALAASINASVRTDSPADTPPLAEITVLASPLACIGLSADVEASLSARLRKLLVWPERSVLALERARGRKADDAADAFERRNRSKRAGNLNTWNRNKPSQAAEASARALSRPRPFISYTRTEDGTSILTEVRVLRAMLSVAERADIGATELEGSDSEWSDEDQIPTSSSEDGTASRGRSLPSQSGHSLRGRDVTEIPIFWATPPSTPNSARFPGIGSFTPIMRSASGSGAERSSRARLLELERQREREYDLELEEARQFRYARETSLSRLSSSSRSRLGTGHSRTRSDTVSLGVLQHRAIQGALGFMDPRIRRASEGGSREPWAPDPEPAPEDVVEEKSESEEEEEEEDTRASMMRCLQLDLRAVGGAYHLDKSGLVMRFSDQLHRGGVRMLYSSTTHTANILVEGRDVARAERALRPD